In a single window of the Cucumis melo cultivar AY chromosome 11, USDA_Cmelo_AY_1.0, whole genome shotgun sequence genome:
- the LOC103501901 gene encoding L-ascorbate peroxidase, cytosolic-like, translating to MGKSYPTVSQEYQTAITKARRKMRALVAEKHCSPLMLRLAWHSAGTFDVKTKSGGPFGTMKNPAELAHEANRGLDIAVKLLEPIKEQVPILSYADFYQLVGVVAVEVTGGPEIPFHPGREDKPEPPPEGRLPNAAKGCDHLRDVFYTMGLSDQDIVALSGAHTLGKAHKDRSGFEGQWTKNHLVFDNSYFKEILSDDKPELLKLPSDKALLTDPVFRPIVEKYAADEDAFFADYAEAHLKLSELGFADA from the exons ATGGGGAAAAGCTATCCGACTGTCAGCCAAGAATACCAGACGGCTATCACAAAGGCGAGGAGGAAGATGAGAGCTCTTGTTGCTGAGAAGCACTGCTCTCCTCTAATGCTTCGTCTCGC ATGGCACTCAGCCGGAACGTTTGACGTTAAGACTAAATCGGGTGGTCCGTTCGGCACAATGAAGAACCCAGCAGAGCTCGCTCACGAGGCTAACAGAGGCCTTGATATCGCCGTTAAGCTTTTGGAACCGATTAAAGAACAGGTGCCGATCCTTTCTTACGCTGACTTCTATCAG CTCGTCGGAGTTGTTGCCGTTGAAGTTACTGGTGGACCTGAGATTCCGTTCCATCCTGGCAGAGAG GACAAGCCTGAGCCACCTCCTGAAGGCCGTCTTCCCAATGCCGCTAAGG GATGTGACCATTTAAGGGATGTTTTCTACACGATGGGTCTCAGTGACCAGGACATCGTTGCTCTTTCTGGTGCTCATACTCTG GGAAAAGCCCATAAAGATCGATCTGGATTTGAAGGTCAGTGGACAAAAAATCATCTTGTCTTCGACAACTCTTACTTCAA agaaatcTTATCGGATGACAAGCCAGAGCTTCTTAAGTTGCCATCTGATAAGGCGCTTCTGACTGATCCTGTCTTCCGTCCCATTGTTGAGAAATATGCTGCG GATGAGGATGCATTTTTTGCTGATTATGCGGAAGCACATTTGAAGCTCTCAGAGCTGGG ATTTGCGGATGCTTAA